In the genome of Raphanus sativus cultivar WK10039 chromosome 9, ASM80110v3, whole genome shotgun sequence, the window GTACCACACGGGTAAAAGAATGTCTTTAAGCCTGCGAGTTTCATACCTTACATTATATCATTTACATCTTTGATGTTAAAAGAAAAGCATTAATCTTGAAAGTAAGAACAGAGAAAGATGGCTTACATAGGGAAGGTTCTGAACAACAATCCAACAAGTCAGTGTGCCATTCTTCCTGGTGTTGTGATGATTCTATCCCTCTAGTACTACTTTTCTTTGGATAAACTGCATCATATGAGTCATCTTTCACaggttcatcatcaacatctgcAGCAGTTTCCGTGACCTCAATCAAACGTTGTAAGACATGGCATTGGTCCGTGTCATAACGAGCCCGTGAACGTTGCAACTCAACTTGGAGTTTCCCATTCTCCGTTTTAAGCGCTTCGCAGAAACCCATCTCGGGGTAAGAACGAGAGAGCGTCTTCTTGAGAACCGAAGCAGCAGCTTCTCTGGTGGATTCTTGTTTCAAAATAACATCTTGCACCTTTCTATCTTCTTCATCGAGCGTGTACTCACGCTGATCACTGTCAATAACTTCAAGCCTCTCCTATCACAACAAAACTCCAAACTCAGTTTCCGACAATgtcaacaacaaaaatattatatttcctCTGTTTCGGAAAGATGAATTTTCTAAGAatttttgtttcacaaagatgtatttttcatattttaatgtattttttgttaattaataataaaaaattatgtgtttcaaaaacattaattgcatttcttaaaatcttattggtttgaaaatatagaaaatataaaattacaaaaacctACGAATTAATAACTAAGTTTTACTGTGTTCTTTTAATAAGTgcgaaatttttaaaagataaattaatttaaaacggaaggagtattaaACTGACTTACACGAACCCGAACGTTGTCCACCAACGTTATAAGCGGAATGATCTTGAGATAACGATCGATCTCGTCCTGAGCCTTACGAAACTGGTAGACAATGTTCCATCCCATGGCTAACAAGTAGAGATAACTCCTGTCTTGGCAGCTGTTGACAAGAAGGTAAGATCTTCTAAGAGCGTCCTCAAGCCCTTCGAGAGGCTCCTGAACCTCAGGGCGCGTCTTCTTCATCTCAGAGATTTTAAGCTGCTCGAGCAAGTTACCGATGAGCTTAAGATGCTGAGCGAACTGACGGCAGTTCTTCTTGTtaagtaaataatatatatacaaaggaCCTCTATGTAATTAGTTAAGAATACAGTAGCCCTACTTGTATACTTGTATAAATACCTTTCTTACGTTTAATAAAAGTATTGAGCCTCCAActctatatggtatcagagccacctCTGACCTAATCATCTTCTTCAAAATTTCTCATTCTTTCCGCGGTTTCTCTTCATGTCGTCGAACTCCAGCGAAACCGTCTTGCTCACCAACACCAACAACGCCATTCTTAACATCAACATGGCGAACGTAACAAAGCTTACAGCTTCAAACTTCTTGATGTGGAGCCGTCAGATCCAAGCACTCCTAGATGGCTATGATCTTGCCGGTCATCTCGATGGCTCTCTTGCTGTCCCACCTGCGACAATCACCACAGACAATGCGGTGACCACAAATCCTGCGCACACTGCTTGGAAGCGCCAGGATAGGTTGATTTACAGTTCACTGCTCGGATCTATTACGGTGACCATCCAACCCAtcctctccaccaccaccactgcGGCTGAGATATGGAGTACGCTCAATGCTACCTACGCCAAGCCGAGTCGCGGACACTTCAAACAACTCAAACAGCAACTCAAAACCACCACGAAGGGAACCAAGTCCATCAATGAATATGTTCAAGGACTAACGGCTATTTTTGATCAGCTTGCTCTGCTTGGCAAACCGGAAGATCCCGAAGATCAAATTGATTTCATACTCGAGGGACTTCCAGAGGACTACAAAACCTTGATTGATCAAGTTGAGGGCCGAGACACTACTCCCTCCATCACCGAGCTTCATGAAAAGCTGATCAATCATGAAGCAAAACTCCAGTCGAAGCAATCCACTCCGACCTCTGTTCCGGTCACTGCTAACTTCACCAACTACAAAGGAAGCAATCGTGGTGGCTATCAAGGCAACAAGCGCGGTGGTTATCAAGGAAACAACCGTGGGAATCAGACatggcagcagcagcagcagtttCATGCGCCTCCGGCTAACTCTGCTCCGCGAGGCTATCAAGGGAAGTGCCAACTATGTGGAGTCTTTGGCCACAGTGCGAGGCGCTGCAATCAACTTCCGAGTGCAGGTCCGATGTCAGCTGCTACAAATCCAACGCCTTGGCCACCAAGAGCGAACCTAGCTGCCTCGTATCCATACAACTCGGCGCCATGGCTCCTGGACAGTGGTGCCACGCACCATCTGACTTCTGACTTGAACAACCTTGCACTGCATCAACCATATCAGGGAGGTGATGAGGTTGCCATCGCTGATGGATCAGGCTTGCAAATCACGCATATCGGTTCCTCCTCTCTCCCTACTCGGCTCAAATCTTTACATCTTAAGGATATACTTTGTGTTCCTAATGTTCATAAGAACTTGATTTCTGTTTATCGACTCTGCAATGCTAATCAAGTATCTGTTGAATTCTTTCCTGCTTCgtttcaggtgaaggatctcagcACGGGGGTCAAACTGCTTCAAGGCAAAACGAAGGGTGAACTGTATGAGTGGCCTATGTCTGCATCAACCTCTCCTGCTTCCTATGCTGCGTACCCAGACACAAAGGCCACCTTAGATCAATGGCATCATCGCCTAGGACACCCTTCCCCTGCTACCCTTAAAACCATTGTTTCTCAGTTTGCTTTACCATGTTTTTCAAACTCTATTTCTATTCCTTGCAATGATTGTCTTCTcaataaaattcataaacttCCCTTTCAAACAAGTTCAATCATCTCCACAAAACCTCTCCAATATATTTTCTCTGATGTTTGGCAATCACCAATCCTCTCACCCCAAAACTTCAAATACTATGTCCTATTTGTTGATCACTATACAAGATATACGTGGTTATACCCGCTTACAGCCAAATCTCAAGTCAAGgatatatttcttcttttcaaaCCTCTAGTCGAAAACCGCTTTGACACAAAGATCAAACATCTTTACTCCGACAATGGCGGAGAATACCTAGCCCTACGCCCTTACCTTGCCACACACGGCATTACCCATCTCACAAGCCCTCCTCATACCCCTGAACACAATGGTATATCTGAAAGGAAGCATCGGCACATTGTCGAAACAGGCTTATCCCTTCTCTCTACAGCCAatatgccattaaccctttggCCTCTAGCCTTTGCAGTCGCGGTATTTCTTATTAACCGCTTACCCACCCCGAACCTCTCTAACCAATCCCCTTTTCAGAAGCTCTTCCATCAAAACCCAAACTACTCAAAACTTAGAACCTTCGGGTGCCTTGCTTACCCATGGTTACGACCTTATGCTCCCAACAAACTTGAAACCAGGTCCTTACCTTGTGTTTTCATTGGCTATTCCCCAACCCAGAGTGCCTATCAATGCCTTGACCCAACTACAGGCCGTGTTTACACTACTCGGCATGTGAGATTCAATGAGAAACAATTTCCTTACACCTCTCTCATCAATCGCAAAACCAACACCCCACCTGAACCAAACCAAGAACCATCTTCAGCTCCACCTTTCACTAATGTTCCTGCAACATTGCCACTCATACAGTCTACTCCGTTGGCCACGAACACGCAACCCCCGGGCTCAGATACTCCACCAGATTCGTCGTCACCAAGTGATTCATCAGCCTCCTCGTCACCGGCTCAGAGTTCCTCTGCTCCTGCTCCTGCACCTGCAGTATCGGAACAACCCTCCAGCACTGATACTGTGACGACACCAGAAGGATCACAACAAGAACAGGCTCCGCAACAGTCATCTGTCTCTCCTGCACCATCACCACAGCCCTCGCCTCCTGTGGAACAACCTGCACCTCCTCCACTTGCTCCAATAGCTCCGCGACATCCTATGCAAACGAGGTCTAGGAACAATATCACTAAGCCGGCAACGAAGTACAACCTAGCTGCGACTGTGGAATGTGATCCTCATTGGATCCCATCCACATGGCAACAAGCGATGAAACATGCTCACTGGCGTAAGGCAATGAGTGCAGAGTTCACATCTACGACTGATCACTACACTTGGGATTTGGTTGCGGTAACACAGAGGATGAACGTCGTTGGATGTCGATGGATTTTCACGATCAAGTACAATCCAGATGGCACCATCAACAAATACAAAGCAAGAATCGTAGCGAAAGGCTACCATCAGCAGCAAGGCATAGACTACAAGGACACATTTAGCCCGGTGATTAAAGCTACAACAATTCGAATCATACTTGGATTGGCTGTTAGCTGCGACTGGCCAGTTCGTCAAATTGACGTCAACACTGCATTTCTGCAAGGTCATTTAAAAGAGGAAGTGTTCATGTCTCAGCCTCCAGGGTTTCACGATCCGAGTAAACCTACACATGTGTGTCGGCTCAGAAAAGCGATCTACGGTCTCAAACAAGCTCCACGAGCTTGGTACTCCGAACTCAAAACATATCTTCTCTCGATCGGCTTCAGGAACTCTTTATCTGATACCTCGTTGTTCATCTTGAAACTCAATGGCACTTATATTTATCTTCTGGTTTATGTCGATGATATCCTTGTAACAGGAAGTTCTCCAGTGCTAGTTCAACGTATCATCGACACTATAGCCAAGAAATTCTCTATTAAAGATATGGGAACACTTGGTTACTTCCTTGGCATCGAAGCTATACGGACGCCACAAGGTCTCCACTTGATGCAGAGAAAATACATCACGGATCTTCTCACCAAGGTTAATATGCTTCACGCCAAGCCAGTTGCTACTCCTTTGCCTTCCTCGCCAAAGTTAACTCAACACTCCGGCTCGCCTATATCTGATCCTCATGAGTACCGTCAGATTGTTGGTAGTCTTCAGTATCTTGCACTCACGCGACCGGACATTTCTTATGCAGTGAACAAGCTCTCACAATATATGCATTGTCCCACAACTGATCACTGGCAAGCTGCTAAACGAGTTCTACGCTACCTCTCTGGTACTCTCACACATGGAATCTTCCTTCCTAAACAGAAGCAACCAGCATTACATGCATTCTCTGATGCCGACTGGGCAGGTGACTCCGACGACTTTGTCTCTACAAACGCTTATGTCATCTACATGGGTCGTCAACCCATCTCTTGGACGTCCAAGAAGCAACGAGGAGTAGCACGATCTTCTACAGAAGCGGAGTATCGCTCAGTTGCCAACACTGCAGCAGAGGTTCGCTGGGTTTGCTCGCTTTTACATGAACTTGGCGTCCCGATAACGACAACTCCAACCATCTACTGCGACAACATAGGAGCCACCTATCTATGTGCTAATCCAGTGTTTCATTCCCGAATGAAGCATATTGCTCTTGACTACCACTTTGTTCGAGGTCAGATTCAGAATGGTAGACTTCGTGTATCTCATGTCTCCACACATGATCAGCTGGCGGATGGGCTCACGAAACCACTATCCCGAGCACGGTTTCAAGACTTGAGAAGCAAGATTGGTGTGCGTCAACTCCCACCATCTTGAGGGAGCGTGTtaagtaaataatatatatacaaaggaCCTCTATGTAATTAGTTAAGAATACAGTAGCCCTACTTGTATACTTGTATAAATACCTTTCTTACGTTTAATAAAAGTATTGAGCCTCCAACTCTATACTTCTTGTGCATACGAGCTGTGTTCGCGGCGGCGACTATCATTCCGATGAGTTTCACGGCGTCTACTCCTGTGAGCTGCGCCACTGAAGCTATTTCCCCTAGCTGATCCCATGAATGAGCCATTTTTGGAATCTTTCTGTCGTCCTTACCGCTTgaagataagaagaagaagtgaagaagcTCGTTGAGTGTGTTTGTTTCGGTGATAGTTTGGTAATGGATTATCCTGTATCATGTCTTTACTTGCCACGTAGGAGCTGACGTACCATTGCACGAGTTTTGGGATTACGAATCTATGTTATGTGTCACTGCAGATAATTACGGATCTACCACGTATAGTTTTAACCTCCCCAGACACCGTGAAAGTTGAAGCGGtgttatacaaaacaaaaccaaaataaataggCATGGACCTGCGGGCTGGGATCGGATTTTTCGAACTTCAAATTTTTAGATTCTTTTTTGTATTGGattctatttaataatatttcgaGTTCGGgtcaattttataatttagtttaagGTTTATTGTGGTTTCAAACTCATTTCGGAATTCagtagaaaaataataattatggaACCAATTAATTTCAAAcctttagatataatattaaaatatacagAAATTAAGTACTTTAGTtggtattaaaattttaaatctatttgAATACAAGATGATTTTTCCGCACGAGTACAAATATTTACACTTAGTGGTTGAACAGTAATACTTGATAAATATTTGTTTcctttatttataaattttattttgtagtttatatgtataataaaatatttccaTCTTAACTATATATGTTCTTTTAGGTTAAATTTTAACTATAGACTTTTATGCATTATAATTTGAGATATAAATGAATACATTTTAACTAAAGATAAGGTTAAAAATGACTCAAAAGGCACAAGTAAATGCATGTCAAAATAGTTACattcaattaaaaaaagtaACACCATATCAAATACATGTTTATAATCCATAAGATAACAAAAAAGACTAATACATATTTAGTCTTTGGGCCTAAATTTTTTTGGGGTCTCATAGTTATCAAACAAatattgattatatttataatagtttttattatatatgcatattcataaaatcatcatagatagagaaaaaaattaaattcatacattttaatttttatgaatttaaatttgatgcaatacaataatattttgattatcaACTGGTTTATTGAAATAAATTAACTATAggataaatttaatattgtaaaccataataaacatagaaaataagatatatttattaaatatatattacataataaTCAAGTAGattcattaaatataaatataaatataagctacataaaattatttatttataccttaatttttaataaaatttaagtaaTCATAAAGTAAATTATGAGGTTTTCACCAAACAtagaaaatctaaaaatattaaatgcttatttgataatattatttttaatttttgaattgtgaagagaaaatttaaaatattttaaaacttatttttatttgtaaaaaggaaaaaaaaccacgttgcaaaaaaaaaaacccttgAAAAGTGAGGGAAAGTTGTACGGCCTATAAGTATGGGCCTATTGGACATTTAGGCCTGCTATTGAGTCTTAGTGCTTATTATTGTTGCCAAACACCTTTTATTCGTTCTTGGTCTATAAATAACGGAGCTTTGAGGAGAATAACAGAAGAAACATTCAGGATCGGAGAGTTCCTAAGTCTGGgaattgcttcttcttcttctctgatcCTGCGAATTCTTTTTACCAAAACTCGGTTGGGTTTTTCCAGTTTTTAATCAAAAAGCCCCCCCCAACAGTTGCGATTCTCTCGTAACTAATCTCTCAATCTAGGGTTTTCGCGAGTTCGCCTCTGAGTTTGGTCTGTGATCGTGTGAGAGGATGTCTCGGTGTTACCCGTTCCCTCCACCTGGCTTTGTACCGAACCGAGTTCGGGACGAGTCTCTGATCGAACCGATCAAAAAGGTTCGTTTGAGCAATTAGAAAGTCTATGGCTTTTTATTTTCCGAGTTCatgtgatcttttttttttttaataatgctCCTGCGAAAGATTGAAACACTTAAGAAAAC includes:
- the LOC108824075 gene encoding protein MID1-COMPLEMENTING ACTIVITY 1 isoform X2, which codes for MAHSWDQLGEIASVAQLTGVDAVKLIGMIVAAANTARMHKKNCRQFAQHLKLIGNLLEQLKISEMKKTRPEVQEPLEGLEDALRRSYLLVNSCQDRSYLYLLAMGWNIVYQFRKAQDEIDRYLKIIPLITLVDNVRVRERLEVIDSDQREYTLDEEDRKVQDVILKQESTREAAASVLKKTLSRSYPEMGFCEALKTENGKLQVELQRSRARYDTDQCHVLQRLIEVTETAADVDDEPVKDDSYDAVYPKKSSTRGIESSQHQEEWHTDLLDCCSEPSLCLKTFFYPCGTLSKISTVANNKQITASEACNELMVYSLMLSCCCYTCCIRKKLRNTLNIKGGSIDDFLSHLMCCCCALVQELREVEFRGASYDTEKKKKNMTPPSPQFMEE
- the LOC108824075 gene encoding protein MID1-COMPLEMENTING ACTIVITY 1 isoform X3 → MAHSWDQLGEIASVAQLTGVDAVKLIGMIVAAANTARMHKKYRVGGSILLLNLKISEMKKTRPEVQEPLEGLEDALRRSYLLVNSCQDRSYLYLLAMGWNIVYQFRKAQDEIDRYLKIIPLITLVDNVRVRERLEVIDSDQREYTLDEEDRKVQDVILKQESTREAAASVLKKTLSRSYPEMGFCEALKTENGKLQVELQRSRARYDTDQCHVLQRLIEVTETAADVDDEPVKDDSYDAVYPKKSSTRGIESSQHQEEWHTDLLDCCSEPSLCLKTFFYPCGTLSKISTVANNKQITASEACNELMVYSLMLSCCCYTCCIRKKLRNTLNIKIVLIWQGGSIDDFLSHLMCCCCALVQELREVEFRGASYADTEKKKKNMTPPSPQFMEE
- the LOC108824075 gene encoding protein MID1-COMPLEMENTING ACTIVITY 1 isoform X5, which gives rise to MIRSEVALIPYRVGGSILLLNLKISEMKKTRPEVQEPLEGLEDALRRSYLLVNSCQDRSYLYLLAMGWNIVYQFRKAQDEIDRYLKIIPLITLVDNVRVRERLEVIDSDQREYTLDEEDRKVQDVILKQESTREAAASVLKKTLSRSYPEMGFCEALKTENGKLQVELQRSRARYDTDQCHVLQRLIEVTETAADVDDEPVKDDSYDAVYPKKSSTRGIESSQHQEEWHTDLLDCCSEPSLCLKTFFYPCGTLSKISTVANNKQITASEACNELMVYSLMLSCCCYTCCIRKKLRNTLNIKIVLIWQGGSIDDFLSHLMCCCCALVQELREVEFRGASYADTEKKKKNMTPPSPQFMEE
- the LOC108824075 gene encoding protein MID1-COMPLEMENTING ACTIVITY 1 isoform X4; this encodes MIRSEVALIPYRVGGSILLLNVRKLKISEMKKTRPEVQEPLEGLEDALRRSYLLVNSCQDRSYLYLLAMGWNIVYQFRKAQDEIDRYLKIIPLITLVDNVRVRERLEVIDSDQREYTLDEEDRKVQDVILKQESTREAAASVLKKTLSRSYPEMGFCEALKTENGKLQVELQRSRARYDTDQCHVLQRLIEVTETAADVDDEPVKDDSYDAVYPKKSSTRGIESSQHQEEWHTDLLDCCSEPSLCLKTFFYPCGTLSKISTVANNKQITASEACNELMVYSLMLSCCCYTCCIRKKLRNTLNIKIVLIWQGGSIDDFLSHLMCCCCALVQELREVEFRGASYADTEKKKKNMTPPSPQFMEE
- the LOC108824075 gene encoding protein MID1-COMPLEMENTING ACTIVITY 2 isoform X1, which gives rise to MAHSWDQLGEIASVAQLTGVDAVKLIGMIVAAANTARMHKKYRVGGSILLLNVRKLKISEMKKTRPEVQEPLEGLEDALRRSYLLVNSCQDRSYLYLLAMGWNIVYQFRKAQDEIDRYLKIIPLITLVDNVRVRERLEVIDSDQREYTLDEEDRKVQDVILKQESTREAAASVLKKTLSRSYPEMGFCEALKTENGKLQVELQRSRARYDTDQCHVLQRLIEVTETAADVDDEPVKDDSYDAVYPKKSSTRGIESSQHQEEWHTDLLDCCSEPSLCLKTFFYPCGTLSKISTVANNKQITASEACNELMVYSLMLSCCCYTCCIRKKLRNTLNIKIVLIWQGGSIDDFLSHLMCCCCALVQELREVEFRGASYADTEKKKKNMTPPSPQFMEE